The segment GCCCTGTTGAGGCATAATCAGGATAAAAATAATTTATGATGAATAATATGTGTTTCATGTAATCAATCCTTTAATGTTAAAATGGAGATAATTTAAAAATTAATCTACTTTATTTATTATCCGCATTATAATTAAAAGCTTTTTTATACCACTCGTAAACTTCTCTTATTCCATCTTCTAATTTGATTTTATGGATCCAACCGAGACTATGTAATTTTGATACATCCAACAACTTCCTTGGTGTCCCATCTGGTTTTTCTGGATTAAAACGTATTTCACCTTTATATCCTACTATATTTTTTATAAGATGTGCTAATTCTTCAACAGATTTCTCTTCCCCCGTACCTATATTTACATGCTCTTCTCCATCATAATTTTTCATAAGATATATGCAAGCATCTGCCATATCATCAACATGTAAAAATTCTCTTAATGGTTTACCTGTACCCCAAACTTCTACATATGGTAAATTATTGACTTTCGCTTCATGAAATTTTCTAATTAACGCTGGCATTACATGAGATGTTTCTAAATCAAAATTATCATAAGGTCCATAAAGATTCGTAGGCATAACACTGATAAAGTTATCTCCATATTGTCTCTTGAAGAATTGGCACATCTTAAGTCCTGCTATTTTTGCCAAAGCATACCCCTCATTTGTCGGTTCAAGATAACCAGACAACAAATATTCTTCCTTTATTGGTTGAGGACACATTTTAGGATATATACATGAACTACCTAGAAACAACAATT is part of the Calorimonas adulescens genome and harbors:
- the fcl gene encoding GDP-L-fucose synthase encodes the protein MEKDSKIYIAGHKGLVGSAIARNLKSNGYTNIIGRTHKELDLTNQDAVMKFFEEERPEYVFLAAAKVGGIQANNTYPADFIYENLQIECNVIKAAHDFKVKKLLFLGSSCIYPKMCPQPIKEEYLLSGYLEPTNEGYALAKIAGLKMCQFFKRQYGDNFISVMPTNLYGPYDNFDLETSHVMPALIRKFHEAKVNNLPYVEVWGTGKPLREFLHVDDMADACIYLMKNYDGEEHVNIGTGEEKSVEELAHLIKNIVGYKGEIRFNPEKPDGTPRKLLDVSKLHSLGWIHKIKLEDGIREVYEWYKKAFNYNADNK